A window from Acidobacteriota bacterium encodes these proteins:
- a CDS encoding arginine repressor, which yields MHSTIQRRDEIARIIRETASTSQQEILDLLAARGFEITQPTLSRDLRELGAIKGPDGYVLPDSLLGATVAQFTPRESREERFDAAVQTLVISAIPAGNLIVLRTPPAEAQPLARAIDDAALEGIVGSIGGDDTVFVATVSARTAKALSDRIHASLSSPTRKLLRTRP from the coding sequence CGGCATCGACGTCTCAGCAGGAGATCCTCGACCTTCTGGCAGCCCGAGGCTTCGAGATCACCCAGCCGACGCTCTCGCGCGACCTGCGCGAGCTTGGTGCGATCAAGGGTCCCGATGGCTACGTTCTGCCGGATTCTCTCCTCGGAGCGACCGTCGCCCAGTTCACTCCGCGTGAAAGCCGGGAGGAGCGGTTCGACGCCGCGGTCCAGACCTTGGTGATCTCGGCGATCCCGGCGGGAAATCTCATCGTCCTTCGAACTCCTCCCGCGGAGGCACAGCCGCTCGCGCGGGCGATCGACGATGCCGCACTCGAGGGAATCGTCGGATCGATCGGGGGCGACGACACCGTGTTCGTCGCGACGGTTTCCGCCAGAACCGCAAAGGCTCTGTCGGATCGAATTCACGCCTCGCTCTCCTCCCCCACGAGGAAGCTCCTTCGTACGAGGCCCTGA